The following DNA comes from Oncorhynchus mykiss isolate Arlee chromosome 16, USDA_OmykA_1.1, whole genome shotgun sequence.
actggaaacacttatctccctcactagctttaagcaccaactgtcagagcagctcacagattactgcacctgtacatggcccacctataatttagcccaaacaactacctctttccctactgtatttattttatttatttatttattttgctcctttgcaccccattatttttatttctactttgcacattcttccactgcaaagctaccattccagtgttttacttgctatattgtatttactttgccaccatggcctttttttgcctttacctgccttatctcacctcattttctcacatcgtatatagacttgtttatactgtattattgactgcatgtttgttttactccatgtgtaactctgtgtcgttgtatgtgttgaactgctttgctttatcttggccaggtcgcaattgtaaatgagaacttgttctcaacttacctacctggttaaataaaggtgaaataaataaataaataggcagagccattgagggcttccaccattttaatgtaatCAACTGGGTGGGAATTTCAACTTCATTGGCTGAACCCTCCTGTTGACATGGAGTTATGTCAAAAttggtcatcaggagggatcggccaatcgtgaagaagaaaatggacaacttcaaaatggagattgcctccaaggcgctgcccatgctgtcaaaACACTATAATAACACaaatacaaagatgagtcctctaccTATCTCTATGGTGGGGAAACCCTTCTGAAATCCGATTCGTGATCAGCCCAGTGGGCGAGGCTGATATATGGTTGATGTGACGTGTACTAATGTAAACTGTCTTGCTAGCAGCCGCCTGTTGAAAATTGTATTGATTAGCAATGTTTCCCACTCGTTTCAGAGGCTTCATTCAATGACGATGGTAAGTACATTGTCTTTGTGGTTAGGCGCCTGTCTAACCACAGCCAGGGCGAGCTACTTAACTCGTTGGTTACTGGTTAGCCTAGCTGTAACCAGCTAACTTAACGTTAACCTGTGGAAGGACTGGACAAATATCTAGTACGGGGCAGAAATCGTATTGTGTAGCTAACTAGTTATATGTGTACAGCTAGCTATATGTGTACAGCTATCTCGCTAACTCAATTTAAATAGGTAACGTTACTAACTAGCTACCAAATGCCTTGACTGGCTGATAATCACGACCTACTCTTTCTGCCAAGAAGCGTCTCCAGTCTCTACAGTCAGGTGAGAGCTGCCCTGATATCCATTACAACTTAGTTCTACCTTTAATTAGAGGtgcactgaactatactgtacacaTACTACTCTCCTACCTGTTTCCAGAAGATTAGATAAATTAAGACGACTGGGATGGGAATCACAtttggaaatgtgatacagtacAATGCTCCGAAGTCGTTCCGCTCCACCGCATGGATCTGATGGGATCAGACACAGCTGGCACTTGCTGTACTTCTATTTGTTGAAATGTAGTCTAACCAGAACCCCGTGTGCAGTTTCTATAGTGAGAGCTGAAGCAAATGTAATTGTTTAGAATGAGTTTTTGCGAGTTGACTGATTTCACTTTTTTTTCTGTAAAATGGCATAGTGGTAGAACAGGACCATGGCTTGTGAGGTGTAGCCAGAGCCTAGGCTGTGTATTTTTTTCCATTGGATGCCACATGTGAGACTTGTGCTCTGAAGGGAGGATCGTGCTGGAATAACTGCCTCTAGGCTTCACTTTACAGATGGCAAAACTACAGCAGTAAACCACCAGGCCACAGGAGGAGGATATGAGGATAAAAATAATTGTTAGGCTTTGCAGGCAATGCTCCACCCAGTTAACAAATAGCAGATGAGCTAATTATTTGCTGAAGTGATTCAACAGATCAATATTGAATTAAGGCAACTTTTCTTTATTGACATTTGACAGAGGACAAAGCAAGGCTACACCTTAGTGTGCCTCAGGCAAAAAGAGGGCCTACCTACAAAACCAACCATAGAAGGAGGACCAAAAGCTAGAATATGAGCGTGAGAGAGATTTGGTGTCTTTTTAAATTGTCTCCCTGTGTGAAAGAGGCCAGCTAAGAGCTTTTATGAGAATGGTGTCGTTAGTATCCTGAGACGGACCCCATAATCGCAGTGATCAGAGGATAGGATTACACCCTCCCCTGTCATCCAGCTGGGccagaggagacaggagaaacTAATGCTGTCCTAAAGGGCGCCTTATTCTCTATACAGCAcaatgcttttgaccagggcccatagggtttttatcaaaagtagtgcactgtgtagagagtagggggccatttgggacatggTGTAACTGCTCACAATAGCTTCACTCTCACCTAATGAATAGAGTAGGGGTCGCCATGGAAATGGCCGGTTCTCCCTCACCTGCTTACACAGCCCTGCGATCCAGTTTATAATGCATTGAATGGCCCTCAGTGTGTGAAATTACCCTGATCTCTGTAATGGAGACTACCCTGTTCAGACATGGCCTATTGtcagttttgtgtgtgtgggtgtgtgtgtgtgtaagtacgcTATGTGTTACTCTTGTTCCTTCATGTCTATTTGCTCAAGCTTGCTCTTCTCCCACTCTGTACGGTAACGTAACCCACCTCATACTTCACACCACAGGAGgtcggtggcaccttaattggggaggacgggctcatggtaatggctggagtggaatggtaATAAACAGGTGGTTTCCAGGTGTTAGATgccactccattccagccattattatgagccgtcctcgtgtcagcagcctccactgcttcgCACATCCACATTTAGTCAGCCCTCCAAATGGTTATTCACATGTTTGTTTGCTCTGGCAGGAGTGGGCACGGTGTTGCCCCTAGCCCCGGCTGGTCTGTGGGATGAGCGTGGTGTAGCGGCGGAGAACGGAACAGCAGAGTGACTGAGTGACGAGAATGGGTAGGAGGGGCTGCACGCTAGCTGTCTCCACTGGTGTCTCCACTGCAGTCCTCTACGGCTCCCTGGCCCTGTTTGTCTCCATCCTGCACAACGTCTTCCTGCTGTACTACGTGGAGACCTTTGTCTCTGTTTACAAGATCGACAAGCTCTCCTTCTGGGTGGGAGAGGTGAGTGACACTTCCTGCTCTCCATGGGTTATTATAATAGCTGTATTTTGGAAGCTTTCTGCTTTAGACAGTGTGACAATGACCGATACCCTGGCTTTTTTCTGGGTTAGGGTGTTTAAAGCTAGTCTGTTCTActaactcctccccctctctctctctgcccacacAGGCAGTGTTTCTGATATGGAACAGCTTGAACGACCCTCTCTTCGGCTGGCTGAGTGACCGCTCCTTCCTCAGCTCCTCACAGTAAGACCtcgttctctttcctctctttctcaaaTCAATGGTGCCGCTTTCTCGCTCCCTCCCTATTTTtaactttctctcactctctatcttgAAAGCACGGTTGAACGCCACAGTTGGTGAAAAGTGAGAGAAGTTTGTCTTTACCGTTGCACTGAACTTTTTTTTTCACTCCCCTCCATCGTAGGTCTGGCACCCAGATCTCCAGCCCAGAGGTGGTACTAAAGCGGTTGGCGGCCCTCTCCCGGAATGGCCCCCTGTTCGCCATCTCGTTCCTGGCCTTTTGGGTGTCATGGGCACGGCCGGGCATCCAGTTCCTGGTGTGCCTGTGCCTGTACGACGGATTCCTCACCGTGGTGGACCTCAACCACAACGCCTTGCTGGCCGACCTGGCCGTGTCGGCCAATGACCGCACGCGCCTCAACTTCCACTGCTCGCTGTTCAGTGCCCTGGGCTCGCTCTCCGTCTTCCTGTCCTACAGCGTCTGGGACAAGGGCGACTTCCACTCGTTCCGGCTCTTCTGCGTGACGCTGGCGGCCGTCTCGGCACTGGGCTTCGCCGCCGTGTCGCGCCTGTTGACGAGACGATTTGAGAAGGAGGCGCGTCTGAGGCAGGACGAGGCGCAGGCACTCAAAGAGTAGGTGACACGATCATTCATGTATGCACTTGAGAAACACTCGGTTTACATTATTCACTGACAAGCAAGGGGCAACTGAAGAACACCTGTTTATGGGTTTGCTTCCAACAACTCACAGTATGGCTTCAAATCAAGCCTTTAATCTTTCTATCCCGTGGTGCCTATGCCAGCCTTGGCCATGGATATTGCTTGCTAATGGTATTTTTAAAGAGACTGTAATGGAATTGAATTGCGAGTTAATAACATTGCACAGTCTGCACACACTCATACAGTATATCTGGCAGGGAGATGACGTTAACACTTGCTCAGTTTACAGACTCAATCCCCTGGGTAGTGTGTGTGACACTGATTGTCCTTTCActaatccccctcctcctccccctctcaggTTGAGCATTGTCCAGAACCCTCTGACTCAGCAGGAGACGCCAGTCACTCTAGGAGAGTATCTAAGGCAGCTCTCCAAGCACAGAAACTTTATGTGGTTCGCCTCTATGAACCTGGTACAGGTGTTTCACTGCCACTTCAACAGCAACTTCTTCCCTCTTTTCCTGGAGCACCTCCTCTCTGACAGCATCTCTGCCTCCACTGGCTCCATTCTGCTGGGTAAGAGACAAGCGTACTACTGCTGGTTATGTTTCATGACCAGGGAAAGGCCTCATTCATAGAATGGGATTAGTttcatagcctggtcccagatctatttgtgctgtcttgtctattatactgtacatttggtctgacaatgaccataggaatAGGCAAAactgcacaaacagatctggaaccaggcttttcgttttggtattttattttttggggagGATTCGTTTTTAGAATGTGAGGAAACATTTATTATTATCGTCAGTAATTAATATTATTTGTTTACATATTTAATActtagcaaaaaaataaatgtcctcacTGTCaaatgcgtttattttcagcaaacttaacgtgtaaatatttatatgaacataagattcaacaactgatacataaactgaacaagttccacagacatgtgactaactgaaatggaataatgtgtccttgaacaaaggggggggggtcaaaatcaaaattaacagtcagtatctggtgtggccaccagctgcattaagtactgcagtgcatctcctcgtggactgcaccagatttgccagtccttgctgtgagatgtcaccccactcttccaccaaggcacctgcataTTCCTGGACATTTTGggtggggggaatggccctagccctcaccctccgatccaacaggtcccaggcgtgctcaatgggattgagattcgggctcttcgctggccatggcagaacattgacattcctgtcttgcagaaaatcacacacagaacaagcagtatggctggtggcattgtcatgctggagggtcatgtcaggatgagcctgcaggaaggataccaaatgggggaggaggatgttttctctaacgcacagcgttgagattgcagGCAATGActacaagctcagtccgatgatgctgtgacgcaccgccccagaccatgacggaccctccacctccaaatcgatcccgctccagagtacaggcctcggtgtaacgctcattccttagacgataaacgcgaatccgaccaccacccctggtgagacaaaaccgcgactcgtcagtgaagagcactttttgccagtcctgtctggtccagcgacggtgggttgttgccggtgatgcctggtgaggacctgccttacaacaggcctacaagtcctcagtccagcctctctcagcctattgcggacagtctgagcactgatatagggattgtgcgttcctgttgtaacttgggcagttgttgtttccatcttgtacctgtcccgcaggtgtgatgttcggatgtaccgatcctgtgcaggtgttgttacacgtggtctgccactgcgaggatgatcagctgtccgtcctgtctccctgtagcgctgtcttaggcgtctcacagaatggacattgcaatttattgctctggccacatctgcagtcctcatgcctccttgcagcatgcctaaggcatgttcacgcagatgagcagggaccctgggcatctttcttttggtgtttttcagagtcagtagaagggcctctttagtgtcctaagttctcataactgtgaccttaattgcctaccgtctgtaagctgttaatgtcttaacgaccgttccacaggtgcatgctcattaattatggttcattgaacaagcatgggaaacagtgtttaaaaactttacaatgaagatctgtgaagttatttagatttttatgaattatctttgaaagacggtcctgaaaaagggacattttctGTTTTACTGTCCGCTAACAGTTGCTCTCACCTCACAGGGATCTCCTACATAGCCCCCCACCTGAACAACCTGTATTTCCTGACCCTGTGCCAGCGTTACGGGGTGTATACGGTCATCCGCTGGCTGTTCCTGGTCAAGCTAGCCCTCAGTGTGGCCATGCTGCTGGCCGGGGCCGACCAGGTCTACCTGCTGTGCATCTTCATTGCcaggtactgacacacacacacacacacacacacacacacagtttagatATCAAGGTCATGTACTCAAGTCATGGAAGTTATTTTCATATCAAGGACCCAGTGGGTTTTTCCAATACTTGTTTTGTGTGGCTCTGTTTGCATTGGATCTGGCTGAGTGTTGTCAGCCAAGACGACCAATCCCTTTATCAACATGGGGCTGGCAGTGGCTGGGCGCAGCCTACCACTTGTCCTCTTGGCACAGTGTCATTGTTTTCATAGCGTACACTGAGATAAAGTCAGAGTGGGGGACAGGCTTTGCTCTATTGGTTTCGGACTTCGTATAAATGCCTTGAcccagtattattattattattattatgattgttATTTTTAAACTCCTGCTCAGGAAAATCTGATGCAGAATCCACCTCATTTGTATATTAGCAGTTTGAAACAGTGACAACACTTCAGTAACGGCTCTGAAATGTCCTTCTCCCTCAGTAACCGAGTGTTTACGGAGGGCACCTGCAAGCTGTTGAACCTGGTCATCACGGACCTGGTGGACGAGGACTTTGTGGTGAACCGGCGCCAGCAGGCGGCGTCGGCGCTGCTCTTCGGCATGGTGGCCCTGGTGACCAAGCCTGGCCAGACCTTCGCCCCTCTCATCGGCACCTGGCTGCTGTGTGTCTACACAGGTATACTTTATATGGACAGCGGGGGGCAAAAGTCTGTTTTTAATGAAGGCTCCTTGATGATGGAAATGCAGATATCTGCCGCTGTGAATGAACTAGAATCAAACCAATTTCACCAACCTTACTCTAGGTGGATTCCCACGAGTTCATGCCTGGTTTTTATTCTAATCTGGCTATTTCTTTCCAGGCTACGATATCTTTGAGAGAAACTCCGTACAGGACTCAGTGGCAGCGCCCCCTGTCTCGGGCCAAGCGAGCTCCACTGTTCCATTGCGCCAGGGCTGTTTCTACTTGCTGGTGTTTGTGCCCATCTCCTGCGCCCTGCTGCAGCTAATGGCCTGGTCCCGCTTCACCCTCCACGGCCGCAGACTGCAGGGCGTCAAGGCCCAGAGGCAGGGAGCCCAGCACAGCCATCTCATGGACGTCAAGGCTATCTGATTGAGGCCAGCTCGTCCGCACCTTCGCTCAACTGCGTAATGCCATACCACCCACTGCCATTGGGGTCAGCAGAGAGGAATGTAGACAGGAGAACTGATGAAATCTTGCTGTCTAGCCAGGGACAAAAATATTTCTGTGGTGTGAAACATGCCTTATTTTGATATGAAGAGGACAAAGACTATATTTATGTATGAACTGATGACCAAATGATACCCCAGAGCCAATAAAAGAATGAGAAGCTCATACCCCTCTCTGGGATAGAGCAACGGTGTGACTGGGTAAACAGGAGGCATCATCCTAGGTTGAGGCGTAGCCTGGTATGCATTTCTATCCCCAAAGGAATACACATCGTCACTAACCTTGCTATTACAGTGTGGTTAACCAAAGCCAGAGTCTGCATAGCTAGGTAAATACCCATCTTTCTGATGTGTGTAGGGAAATATTAAGTactgaaaacaggtgtgtgtgtgtgtgcgtgcacatgaGCATAACATCTAAATCCTGATTTGCATAGACGTTGCTCTTGAAATTGCAATAAGGTTTGTGACCATCACCATGCTATTGTCTTCATGAAGTACTACTAGTACTAATCTGTATTTTCCAAAGTCTAACAAATGTTTTTCTATTTGTTTTACTGTGACCGGTACTAAAATAACTGCCATCTCCAATATTCAACTCTGTTGTCTCCTATGTTTTCTCACACATTATGTTTTAACCTGATGCGTGGAAGCATTTAGTTGACTATTACAAAACAAGGCCCTAAACAACCTCTGTTTACATTTGTACCCCAGTTCAGGAAAGAAATGCATTTTTATAGACCATGAAGAGAATTGAGAAACCGATTTGACTGAGCATGAAACTATTGTGTCATGATGACCTGATATATGATAATCATGGAGAATACATTCTGTACTTTTTTTCAAAGTTATTTTGTATTACTGCTGCTACATGAGTTGTCTGAGTGTTAAGGAGTCTTAAATTCCATTATCAATTTATATCTCTAAACAAAAGTATTCTCGTAATTTGTCAAATACTGGAGACCCCTTCATGGAAGTGTTTGAGTGACTCAGGAATTACAGTTTCAGCACAATGTGATTTAAGTAACCAGAAGGAAAGCAGAGGTTATCTTACAAGACAGCCTTACAGCAGAGATGCCTGTATTTGCCAGCTTTGTTACAAAATACTGTACAATGTTTGTCTGGTTGTACCACTGCTCAATGTAGCATCTGCCATTTTCTGACTATCCTTGTGACTAATTAAAGTGATCTCACTACTTGAGAGCTTGTGGAATGTGTCTTGTTGCCCCCTTTCACAGATACGTTTTCTGCTCTGTCAGGACAAGTCTAGCAGCCTTGCGCCAAACCCAGAAGCGCAGGTCTGTCTCTGGTCTACCTTAATTTCCTCAACTGGGACAGGTAAAGTGTCTCACCTCAGGCTTCTTCTGGAACACTAATTACAAAATACAGAATGTTACCatggtgtttttttttaactaggctaAACATAGGTGCTCTCACTGCAGTGCATACACAATGATAATGTGTAAGACAGATCTATGGACATGGTTTCTGCAGATATTTTGTTGCCTAGTCATGTGGATATTAATTGTGTATTTTGCTCAGATTAGTAGAGGGTTCAATGTAGCATtctatgctgactgcaggaatgtccacgagCTGTTTTGCCTGAGAAtgtcatgttcatttctctaccattgGCTGCCTCctacatcgttttagagaatacGGCAGTACATCCAAAcagcatcacaacagcagaccatgtgtaaccacgtcagcccaggacctctgcatctagcttcttcacctgcgggatcgtctgagaccagccacccggactgctgatgaaactgggttttcACAACCTaatcatttctgcacaaactgtcagaaaccgtctcagggaaggtCATCTGCGGgatcgtcgtcctcaccagggtcttgacctaacTGCAATTAGGCggcgtaaccaacttcagtggcaaatgcacaattgcattttgtcgatggcaatttgaatgcacagagatactgtgacgagaacCTGAGGCCCATTTTTGTGCCATTAATTTGCCATcacctgtttcagcatgataatgcacagccacatgtcgcaaggatttgtacacaatGTCAAATGGCCCAGTTTTTCCGTCGCTTGCATACTCACCAGTTATATCACCCGcggagcatgtttgggatgctctggatctacatgtacgacagcatgttccagttcccgtcaatatccagcaacttcgcacagccattgaagaggagtgggacaatattccacaatcaacagcctgatttggctatttcagcacacctgttgctgactggtgtataaaattgagcacagagACATataatctccataaacaaactttgtcagtagaatggcacatactgaagtgctcagtgactttcaacgtagcaccgtcataggatgacaccgttccaacaagtcagtttgtcaaatttctgccctgctagagctgcccccgtcaactgtaactgctgttatggtaggccacacaagtggtaggccacacaagctcacagaacggtcCGCCGactgctgaagcgcgtagcgtttACAAATcgtctgttctcggttgcaacactcactaccgagttccaaactgcttctggaagcaacgtgggcacaataactgttcgacggagcttcatgaaatgtgtttccatggccaagcagctgcacacaggcctaagatcaccatgcgcaatgccaagcgtctgctagagtggtgtaaagctcgccgccattggactctggagaagtggaaacgcgttctctggaggaatcttggtttggcagatgccaggagaatgctacctgttaactgtaaagtttgatggaggagggataatggtcttgggctgtttttcatgatttagggctaggcccattagttccattgaagggaaatgttaatgctacagcatacaatgacattctagacgattctgtgcttccaattttgtggcaatagtttggggaaggcccctttcctctttcagcataacaatgcccccgtacacaaagtgaggtccatgcagaaatggtttgtcgagatcggtgtggaagaacttgacttgcctgcacagagccctgaactcaaccccattgaacaccttttgggatgaattggaacaccaattGCGAGCCATGCTTAATTGCCCAACAGTGCCggacctcactaacgctcttgtggctAAATCGAAGCAAGTcgccacagcaatgttccaacatatagTGGAAATCCTTCAAAGAAGGGTGGTGactgttaaagcagcaaaggggggaccaactccatattaatacccatcattttagaatgagatgttcgacgagcaggtgtccacatacttttggccatgtagtgtatctgtgaccaacagatgcatgcaTATGtgtattcccaatcatgtgaaatccattaaTTAGAACCTAAGgattttatttcaattgactgatttccttatatgaattgtaactcagtaaaatctttgaaattgttgcatgatgcgtttatatttttgttcagtgtaaatatgTGCTGCAGGGAATCATGATCAGACAGGTAGAGAAATAAATTCCTCCATAATCTCTGTCACTATTACAAGTTATTATGGTAAACATTCTAAGATCTGGTGGGGACACTTCTACTTTACCTAAGATAAAATGACCCAGTTTATTTAATTTTATATTAATTTTATATTATTTTTCTCTTTGGAACTGAAGCTGGGTTTCAATGACACGTGGTTGATTTCAGAATCTCTGACAGCCTCTAACGCACGGCGAAATCAACACAAGAGTGCCACCTGCCGTTAAGCAAGTGCAAATTCAACTGCGCATGCGTTTCTAGTTACCCATCATGCACTTCATGTGAAATAGTTTTTGTTTTCTACTGTAATATATTAAAACAGGAATATTTTTTTACGATCATAAAATGCATTATATAGTTATGACTGTACACGTTGAACAGGGCACGAGATTTGTTTCTGGATCGCGAGATTAGCATTACCGCTATCGGAAAAGGGAAGTCCTTGAATCCCGTCCCAATGTCACGTAAGAATAGTCAGTaaactctggtttctcttcagaTCGCATAAatctttcgccttttactaaagatttccgtggagaggaacaatATGAGTATCAATGAATTTTTTGATGCCCTGCTTAACTGCGGGGCTGCCTTTGGGTTGTGAATTGTAATCTCAGACGTTTTCAGTTAGGTATAAAAATTTAGGATATGAATATCTCAAGGTATCAAGCGAATCATGGTGGACTAGGCTAGGCGGTGCATTTACAAGTTTGATGATGAGCGTATTGCTTTCTGCTATTACTACTATAATTATTTTCAGTCGCATTTATAACATTATACATGTtattgtacagtgcattcggaaagtattaagacctgtttccacattttgttacatcacgTTCTTATTATAAAAcggattatatatattttttttgcaaatgtattacaaatacaacatttaaatagtaaatttacataagtgttcagaccctcaagctctgtcaggttggatggggagcgttgctgcacagctattttcaggtctctccagaggtgttcgggttcaagtccgggctctggctgggcaactcaaggacattcagagacttgttctaaagccactcctgctttgtcttggatgtgtgcttagggtcgttgtcctgttgaaaggtgaaccttcgctccagtctgaggtcctgagcgctctggagcaggttttcttcaaagatttctctgtactttgctccgttcatctttccctcgatcctgactagtttccctgtccctgcccctgaaaaacatgctgccaccaccatgcttcacggtagggatggtgccaggtttcctccaggcgtgatgcttggcattccggctgaagagttcaattttggtttcatcagaccagggaatcttgtttctcatggtctgaaagttgttcaggtgccttttgacaaactccaagcgggctgtcatgtgccttttactaaggagtggcttccatctggctattctaccataaaggcctgattggtggagtgctgcagagatggttgtccttctggaaggttctcccatctccacagaggaacaatggagctctgtcagagtgaccatcgggttcttggtcacctcaatgaccaaggtccttctcccctgattactcagtttggccaggaggactgctctaggaagagtcttggtgattccaaacttcttccatttaagaatgggtgaaagggggatacctagttagttgtccaactgaatgtattcaactgaaatgtgtcttctgcatttaacccaacccctctgaatcagagaggtgtggggggctgccttaatcgacatccacggcgcccggggaacagtgggtcctgccttgctcaggggcag
Coding sequences within:
- the mfsd13a gene encoding transmembrane protein 180; this translates as MGRRGCTLAVSTGVSTAVLYGSLALFVSILHNVFLLYYVETFVSVYKIDKLSFWVGEAVFLIWNSLNDPLFGWLSDRSFLSSSQSGTQISSPEVVLKRLAALSRNGPLFAISFLAFWVSWARPGIQFLVCLCLYDGFLTVVDLNHNALLADLAVSANDRTRLNFHCSLFSALGSLSVFLSYSVWDKGDFHSFRLFCVTLAAVSALGFAAVSRLLTRRFEKEARLRQDEAQALKELSIVQNPLTQQETPVTLGEYLRQLSKHRNFMWFASMNLVQVFHCHFNSNFFPLFLEHLLSDSISASTGSILLGISYIAPHLNNLYFLTLCQRYGVYTVIRWLFLVKLALSVAMLLAGADQVYLLCIFIASNRVFTEGTCKLLNLVITDLVDEDFVVNRRQQAASALLFGMVALVTKPGQTFAPLIGTWLLCVYTGYDIFERNSVQDSVAAPPVSGQASSTVPLRQGCFYLLVFVPISCALLQLMAWSRFTLHGRRLQGVKAQRQGAQHSHLMDVKAI